One genomic window of Hymenobacter sp. J193 includes the following:
- the prmA gene encoding 50S ribosomal protein L11 methyltransferase gives MDFIELRVKAPGELSDILVAELAEVGFDTFEDNDEGFCAYTTEDVFNPDDVAEIMSRYEGLGELEYSHRTITRQNWNAEWEKNFQPLVIADKVSVRAPFHPARPDLPYEIVIMPRMSFGTGHHDTTALMIENQLTIDHQGKRVLDMGCGTGILAVMAVHLGAASVLAVDVEPWTAENAADNAAENHVQDRVEARLGDVTALEGEAPFDIILANINRNVLLEDMGTYGQYLKVGGPILFSGFYEEDLPLIRTAAEQAGFTYESMRTSNHWVSAVFRK, from the coding sequence ATGGATTTCATTGAACTGCGCGTAAAAGCACCCGGCGAGCTGTCGGATATACTAGTGGCTGAGCTGGCCGAAGTGGGCTTCGACACCTTCGAGGATAACGACGAGGGCTTTTGCGCCTACACCACCGAAGACGTGTTCAACCCCGACGATGTGGCCGAAATCATGAGCCGCTACGAGGGCCTGGGCGAGTTGGAGTACAGCCACCGCACCATCACGCGCCAGAACTGGAACGCCGAGTGGGAGAAGAACTTTCAGCCCCTGGTTATTGCCGATAAAGTCTCTGTGCGGGCCCCATTCCACCCGGCCCGGCCCGATCTGCCCTACGAAATCGTGATTATGCCGCGCATGTCCTTCGGCACCGGCCACCACGATACTACGGCGTTGATGATTGAAAACCAGCTCACCATCGACCACCAGGGCAAGCGGGTGCTGGATATGGGATGCGGCACGGGCATCCTGGCCGTCATGGCCGTGCACCTGGGGGCCGCCTCGGTGCTGGCCGTGGACGTGGAGCCCTGGACGGCCGAAAATGCCGCCGACAACGCCGCCGAAAACCACGTGCAGGACCGCGTAGAAGCCCGCCTGGGCGACGTAACCGCGCTGGAAGGGGAGGCCCCGTTCGATATCATCCTGGCCAACATCAACCGCAACGTGCTGCTGGAAGACATGGGCACCTACGGGCAATACCTGAAAGTGGGCGGCCCCATCCTGTTTTCCGGCTTTTATGAAGAAGACCTGCCCCTGATCCGCACGGCGGCCGAGCAGGCCGGCTTCACCTACGAATCGATGCGAACCAGCAACCACTGGGTGTCGGCCGTTTTCCGGAAATAG
- a CDS encoding OmpA family protein codes for MLRLLQQNPTLRLAVQGHTDNSGTAPHNQQLSEARAAAVVATLTQAGVGAARLQSAGFGQSKPLADNSTEEGKAKNRRVELVKL; via the coding sequence GTGCTCCGGCTGCTGCAGCAGAACCCTACGTTGCGCCTGGCTGTGCAGGGCCACACCGATAACAGCGGCACAGCCCCGCACAACCAGCAGCTTTCCGAAGCCCGGGCCGCGGCGGTGGTAGCCACCCTCACGCAGGCCGGCGTTGGGGCCGCCCGGTTGCAGTCGGCCGGCTTTGGGCAAAGCAAACCCCTGGCCGATAACAGCACTGAGGAAGGAAAAGCCAAAAACCGCCGCGTAGAGCTAGTGAAGCTGTAA
- a CDS encoding DUF6150 family protein has translation MFSTLLLSGFLTLNPFQPAPAVPFTAAMVAASVEPCRIYGSIFLEKDPRRRGQCFATVYMEPEEAFADVLVYEESNKLFADKAGFWYFTGARDFADYVLFVTDNRALADFSIQYTKIRSYAGCRNGK, from the coding sequence ATGTTTTCTACGCTGCTCCTTTCCGGTTTCCTCACGCTGAATCCGTTTCAGCCCGCGCCAGCCGTGCCATTCACAGCAGCAATGGTAGCGGCCTCGGTAGAGCCGTGCCGGATCTACGGTTCCATCTTTCTGGAGAAGGACCCACGCCGCCGGGGGCAGTGCTTTGCTACGGTGTACATGGAGCCGGAAGAGGCTTTTGCCGACGTGCTGGTGTACGAGGAAAGCAACAAGCTTTTTGCCGATAAGGCCGGCTTCTGGTACTTCACCGGGGCCCGCGACTTTGCCGATTACGTGCTGTTTGTAACCGACAACCGCGCCCTGGCCGATTTCAGTATTCAGTACACCAAAATCCGCTCCTACGCCGGCTGCCGCAACGGGAAGTAG
- the tpiA gene encoding triose-phosphate isomerase, whose product MRKNIVAGNWKMNTTLQDGQALISEIVNMVQDETTGSSVEVVVCPPFPFLSAIGRQLPEGSRLHLGAQNCHQKETGAFTGEVSAKMLQSVGVEYVILGHSERRQYFGEDDELLSQKLKAALAAGLKPIFCVGESLETRDADETFNFISKQLKDGLFHLSNEEFDQVVIAYEPIWAIGTGKTATSQQAQEVHAFIREQIARAYDAEAALNTSILYGGSANAQNARELFSQPDVDGGLIGGASLKSRDFTEIIKSF is encoded by the coding sequence ATGCGTAAGAACATTGTGGCCGGCAACTGGAAAATGAACACCACGTTGCAGGACGGCCAGGCCCTGATTTCTGAAATTGTGAACATGGTGCAGGACGAAACCACCGGCTCCTCGGTCGAGGTGGTGGTGTGCCCGCCATTTCCGTTTCTGTCAGCCATTGGCCGCCAGCTGCCCGAGGGTAGCCGCCTGCACCTGGGTGCGCAGAACTGCCACCAGAAGGAAACCGGCGCGTTTACCGGCGAGGTATCGGCCAAAATGCTGCAATCGGTAGGGGTGGAGTACGTGATTCTGGGCCACTCGGAGCGTCGCCAGTACTTCGGCGAGGACGACGAGCTGCTAAGCCAGAAGCTGAAAGCCGCTCTGGCCGCCGGCCTAAAGCCTATCTTCTGCGTGGGTGAGTCGCTGGAAACCCGCGATGCCGACGAGACTTTCAACTTCATCAGCAAGCAGCTGAAAGACGGTTTGTTTCACCTTAGCAATGAGGAGTTCGACCAGGTAGTCATTGCCTACGAGCCTATCTGGGCCATTGGTACCGGCAAAACGGCCACCAGCCAGCAGGCTCAGGAAGTGCACGCTTTCATTCGGGAGCAGATTGCCCGCGCCTACGACGCCGAAGCGGCCTTGAACACGAGCATCCTGTACGGCGGCTCGGCCAACGCCCAAAACGCCCGGGAGCTGTTTTCGCAGCCCGACGTAGATGGCGGCCTCATCGGTGGTGCCTCCCTCAAGTCCCGCGACTTCACCGAGATTATCAAGTCGTTCTAA
- a CDS encoding tryptophan-rich sensory protein: MDVTSSSAALPGNRVWRWLALAAVLGNILCNYVAQRYPFNGQTNSVVSGQYPTLLTPAGYAFSIWGLIFLGILGYTIWQLLPAQRQNPLPDAVAEPFILANVATAGWLVVFAYEQLGLSVLVILLILASLAVAYGRARRLIRSGQAGWGSSVPLGLYFGWVTVATVVNATLWLSTVWQPSAGMASTAAMLLLNVVLVLGVVVTHQFRELAYPLTLAWGLVGIGLARSGNAPGLAGVALSAALTLVVAAAWLVWQKRR; encoded by the coding sequence ATGGACGTTACTTCTTCTTCCGCCGCTCTGCCTGGAAACCGTGTGTGGCGCTGGCTGGCCCTGGCCGCAGTGCTGGGCAATATTCTGTGCAACTACGTGGCGCAGCGCTACCCGTTCAATGGGCAAACCAACTCGGTGGTGTCCGGGCAGTATCCCACGCTGCTCACGCCGGCCGGCTACGCGTTCAGCATCTGGGGACTGATTTTTCTGGGCATCCTGGGCTACACCATCTGGCAGCTGCTGCCTGCCCAGCGTCAGAATCCGCTGCCCGACGCCGTAGCCGAGCCCTTCATCCTGGCCAACGTAGCCACAGCGGGCTGGCTGGTAGTCTTTGCCTATGAGCAGCTGGGACTGAGCGTGCTGGTTATACTCCTGATTCTGGCGTCGTTGGCCGTGGCGTATGGCCGGGCGCGGCGGCTGATTCGTAGCGGGCAGGCCGGCTGGGGCAGCAGCGTGCCGCTGGGGTTGTACTTCGGCTGGGTTACGGTGGCCACGGTGGTCAATGCTACGCTGTGGCTGAGTACGGTTTGGCAACCCTCTGCCGGCATGGCCTCCACCGCGGCTATGCTGCTGCTGAACGTGGTGCTGGTGCTGGGCGTGGTCGTTACGCACCAGTTTCGGGAGCTGGCGTATCCGCTCACGCTGGCCTGGGGCCTGGTAGGCATTGGGCTGGCCCGGAGCGGCAATGCGCCGGGGCTGGCGGGCGTGGCTCTGAGCGCGGCCCTTACGCTGGTGGTAGCGGCTGCCTGGCTGGTGTGGCAGAAACGCCGGTAG